In Candidatus Nanosynbacter lyticus, one genomic interval encodes:
- a CDS encoding replication-associated recombination protein A, with translation MGRIPLAEQMRPQNLDEVIGQSHLLGEGELLRQIVRRAEPVSLILWGPPGTGKTTLARIIAREVNAEFVELSAVTSGKKDVEKVIEHARQNWNFNLRTILFVDEIHRFNKAQQDAFLPYVESGLITLIGATTENPSFEVITPLLSRARVLVLQQLTKDEIVLVLKRALKVLKQTKRVPPKVLDYLAELADGDARVALGNLELALSFGGKVTPEVVKAAAQRRLPGYDKKGDTHYDVISAFIKSLRGSDSVAAAYYLARMIDAGEDPKFIARRMVIFASEDIGLAGNGALSLAVATFEAVERVGLPEAKYNLFHCAIALARSQKSRETTDAMNDAFSLARKYPNSPVPLHLRNAATNLMKDLGYTKDYKWQAGFKHKKGFLPEEIKDVL, from the coding sequence ATGGGACGAATACCGTTGGCCGAGCAGATGCGGCCGCAAAATCTGGACGAGGTGATTGGGCAGAGCCATCTGTTGGGTGAGGGTGAATTGCTCCGTCAGATTGTGAGGCGCGCTGAGCCGGTCAGCTTGATTTTGTGGGGGCCGCCAGGCACGGGTAAGACGACGTTGGCGCGAATTATCGCTCGTGAGGTTAATGCAGAGTTCGTCGAGCTGTCGGCGGTGACTAGTGGTAAAAAAGATGTCGAAAAGGTGATTGAACACGCCAGGCAAAATTGGAACTTTAACCTCAGGACGATTCTGTTCGTTGATGAAATCCACCGCTTTAATAAGGCGCAGCAGGACGCCTTTTTACCGTATGTTGAGAGTGGGCTGATCACCTTGATTGGTGCGACCACCGAGAATCCGAGTTTTGAGGTGATCACGCCACTGCTCAGTCGGGCGCGAGTGCTGGTGCTGCAGCAACTGACCAAAGATGAAATTGTACTAGTGTTGAAGCGGGCATTGAAGGTTTTGAAACAAACCAAGCGAGTGCCGCCCAAAGTCCTGGATTATTTAGCGGAATTAGCGGACGGTGACGCGCGGGTGGCCTTGGGTAATTTGGAATTGGCACTGAGTTTTGGCGGCAAAGTCACGCCGGAGGTCGTCAAAGCAGCGGCCCAGCGGCGTTTGCCGGGCTATGACAAAAAAGGCGATACACATTATGACGTCATCTCAGCGTTCATCAAGTCGCTGCGCGGTAGTGATTCGGTGGCTGCGGCGTATTATTTGGCGCGGATGATTGACGCTGGCGAAGACCCGAAGTTCATCGCACGGCGGATGGTGATCTTTGCGTCAGAAGACATTGGGTTGGCTGGCAATGGTGCGCTGAGCCTAGCGGTCGCTACGTTTGAGGCAGTTGAGCGCGTTGGCCTGCCTGAGGCCAAATACAATCTATTTCACTGTGCTATCGCTCTGGCTCGCAGTCAAAAGTCGCGTGAGACCACTGATGCGATGAACGATGCCTTTTCTCTGGCGCGCAAATATCCCAATTCACCCGTACCGCTCCATCTTCGCAACGCTGCCACCAACCTGATGAAAGATCTAGGCTATACCAAAGACTACAAATGGCAAGCTGGTTTTAAACATAAAAAAGGATTTTTACCGGAAGAAATTAAGGATGTGTTATAA